The proteins below come from a single Plasmodium sp. gorilla clade G2 genome assembly, chromosome: 13 genomic window:
- a CDS encoding transcription factor with AP2 domain(s) encodes MKERKKFSKLKGSKNSLIENDNFCLNNNMNNLYGSNDNNKNLEEEKEEREIIFTSRNNDCLVEVDYNNMMNNMNKYENTILNNNHNNNNNNRCNNFPNYDQIIYNNNVLNNGPVNNMMNNNMMNNDMMNNEMMNNDMMNNDMMNNDMMNNDMMNNDMMNNDMINNDMMNSNMMNNNMMNNNIMNTSNFSELTNYSTSNQEPFIQTQNMYLKDANNNLNNCYVNTSMCDSICSNMSNNVNNNMVDNITLDHSCMSNNSNDHNNNNNCNYYNNNNNNDYSNNYYNNVKVQEDQKQGKIGNGKISNMENIFNINEHNNIYGERINSINNVNNTNNFKYNNYVNMVNNDDNNNNNNNENYQNMKNANFKTVTNMKYSENLLNDSNDINVVKNDVSLFNHTHEMVSNPYNNNNNNNCGSSNNMNHNNSVVENISSFDNENHTTIYPHKNKKENYNNPNDNNNNNNNKQVCNFNNPSYNFPDQNHFNCDLSNNNNYDLLTNNYNSNVNNESYNVSTCNNNNPNNDFNHTNTTTTNNNNNNNYNIHNINIKDINVNIKLENYFNEVLNNNNNNKEYINNTYMNKHIETQNMNIHLNNNMKSLNIDNNHEHINFPMIDTQPNPPHIFNNILNNNNNSNNFESDNVIPNIKNITRNNITDDSSVMRNLLNNNQVDHQLVNNNYVNNDIRKIDREGNVNLQNMHKTMSVVTNGVTNTVTSSLGNVLANIKTPSQHMNNMSYLGNMNKYMNKNDEHLSFNKEDNIIGNNNNNNNDEHKRDHNINSNDNNNDDCGNNNNMNHHNKNNKINNNFNNDWIRKLKNFGASSDNEDENDELPINANHNYYINNFLLNQRFNFNKNDNIRDHNNNNNNNNNKPSAINFMSEDNNNNNNNNNNNNNSNDNNMDTAMNSLNMLILPKIKGVRFDKSGRRWVASWSQNGNQKRQYFPVKKFGQAQAKYLAIYARIQAVNCLQRKPHKPRMPKRLNEKRKGLLNMEGKEKNELDNNESNNNENNYISQNGEEDEGGEDDDVDDDVDNDVDDDADDNIEDTYNDYENCEDEGNYVHIDNNDDEHYDITNNDINNDNYKNINQQRCDNEYVEILNNETQNIKKKICTDIKDEYMKSITNNNTQTKHQDISNEATNIINTNNVTHSNHIVNDNACHVVSSNHLKNITDDEKNVTINNIDQKKNQSNEFLRERKNKRMHNNDNNPYDNSFKRTSVDYNQQLNKSSDEEKEMSQINSLKYKCEEENDQNGDKHESKVLEHDTNKCEIIFINLESTKQNENLKDLSLNNNNIYNVDNIDNVLLDEILRVQNACRKRKNKEIKLILLSEENKIRLHFDEKDEINYKNDIDTIKKLDVHKKNLLLDKLKDYYNNHTFLIEQEYNEFTMSQINDEDTKSIKEDDIIDFYDCQDDYNNRNVNEKITEHDAKDIIIDEEIKNSKKQTICDNVNKDELNETMIHNELFHSIELDINEDDKKEGNKLFTKDNLKKKEEIEDKENNEFLVKEHYSIEKSTENNVEEVSITQNIEITNSYGTEDSLNVNNLENNKKDDRKKNITNNSNNNNNNNKNNDGDKGSYNSNNAMQKNRRRFEYMKKLDNMKKRQNNLDIMRHVQNYHINNSKVNKKKKVLKNALNPIKSRVINDDNDDDTNNNLCPSDVSNNNMIDNDLSLNMNFSDKDKKSYPFKGAKNKLSFLYNKNSINNIKNSMLLLNDIKRIVDSGANNSILNNSNLLNMEDTNGVSKKGSSFLKQGNNKKKENDELKGSSNINNNNNNNSSSSSCNNTNLKGNLTGEKKTCMKSYLVNSNKIEKFIQNNMIDGYLNKKSSIFNINNEDENETGNNFMKYNSSEHNKKNNVDILNGENNIKLCGLDRFHKNDLIKNKNANKNKMKTIFSKKIGSNENEKNHKNLIEDEYKVVSVQQNEMIDTDQNYFTNVDETNVEQINSTIFYNNNNNNNNNNNSGNLQFTLTNQNEMNLFEGKRNNFVNPFIKNIINKDYEQNFINEYNNNVNDNNNNNNNNCNILNHNMNPINEEENINYNNSIEYKPHDPNISNISNNSEKTTSSYIYSTNDNNYNSTFHMDKMTYDNHKNIMHNKNCDKNIIIGNHNMNNSNNSCVLNNIRKDITIMNNERARNSSNFVLQTNMENIDNIDNMDNIDNINNNIIDIRNNNSMDILSNNEEYISSPMTNNLSYNDMVNNNVMCEYIKNDDMNDIDNMYNMNNMDNMNDTDNMNNMNQMNHINHVNHVNHMNNISDENINLINMENIQTELTSSNNNELNNIYSNEYINNCVNTYSNNYSNECNNNFTNNYKNNFNNIYSNSFTHNHHSDYNNEILHMNLIQNNGVVDKMRNMDNYSSYNDCYNNKEENQQRNNLRQNYNTNNVNNNIYKPIYM; translated from the coding sequence atgaaagagAGGAAGAAGTTTTCAAAATTGAAAGGAAGTAAGAACAGCCTAattgaaaatgataatttttgtttaaataataatatgaataatttatatgggtcaaatgataataacaaaaatttggaagaagaaaaagaagagagAGAGATAATATTTACTTCTAGGAATAACGATTGTTTAGTAGAAGTAGACTATAATAACatgatgaataatatgaataagtATGAAAATACGATATTGAATAATaaccataataataataataataataggtGTAATAATTTTCCTAATTATGATCagattatttataataataatgttttaaataatggtcctgtgaataatatgatgaataataatatgatgaatAATGATATGATGAATAATGAAATGATGAATAATGATATGATGAACAATGATATGATGAATAATGATATGATGAATAATGATATGATGAATAATGATATGATGAATAatgatatgataaataatgatatgatGAACAGTAATATGATGAACAATAATATGatgaacaataatattatgaacacGAGTAATTTTTCAGAGTTAACAAATTATTCAACCAGTAATCAAGAACCTTTTATTCAAACacaaaatatgtatttaaagGACGCTAATAACAATTTAAACAATTGTTATGTTAATACAAGTATGTGTGATAGTATATGTAGTAACATGTCtaataatgttaataataacatGGTTGACAACATTACACTTGATCATTCTTGTATGAGCAACAATAGTaatgatcataataataataataattgtaactattataataataataataataatgattatagtaataattattataataatgtaaaagTACAAGAAGACCAAAAACAAGGGAAAATAGGAAATGGTAAAATATctaatatggaaaatatattcaatataaatgaacataataatatatatggtgAGAGAATAAATTCAATAAATAATGTAAACAATACAAATaactttaaatataataattatgtaaatatggttaataatgatgataataataataataataataatgagaattatcaaaatatgaaaaatgcaAATTTTAAAACTGTaacaaatatgaaatattctgaaaatttattaaatgattcAAATGATATTAATGTTGTAAAAAATGACGTATCCCTATTTAATCATACACACGAAATGGTATCTAatccatataataataataataataataattgtggtagtagtaataatatgaatcataataattcAGTGGTAGAAAATATATCCTCTTTCGATAATGAAAATCATACTACTATATATCcacacaaaaataaaaaagaaaattataataatcccaatgataataataataataataataacaaacaAGTATGCAATTTTAATAATCCCAGTTATAATTTTCCTGACCAAAATCATTTTAATTGTGATTTAtccaataataataattatgatctTTTAACAAATAACTATAATAGTAATGTGAATAACGAATCATATAATGTAAGCACAtgcaataataataatcctAATAATGATTTTAATCATACTaatactactactactaataataataataataataattataatatacataatataaatataaaagatattaatgtgaatataaaattagaaaattattttaacgaggtattaaataataataataataataaggaatatataaataatacttatatgaataaacaCATTGAAAcacaaaatatgaatattcatttaaataataatatgaaatctttaaatatagataataatcaTGAGCATATAAATTTTCCTATGATTGATACACAACCAAATCCaccacatatatttaataacatattaaataataataataatagtaataattttGAATCAGATAATGTTATAcctaacataaaaaatattactagaaataatataactgATGATTCGTCTGTTATGagaaatttattaaataataatcaagTGGATCATCAATtagtaaataataattatgttaataatgatattagaAAAATTGATAGAGAAGGAAATGTTAATCTTCAAAATATGCATAAAACAATGAGTGTTGTAACAAATGGTGTTACTAATACTGTAACGTCATCCCTAGGAAATGTCTTggcaaatataaaaacaccATCTCaacatatgaataatatgagtTATTTAggaaatatgaataaatatatgaataaaaatgatgaacatctatcttttaataaagaagataatatcataggtaataataataataataataatgatgaacaTAAAAGAGaccataatattaatagtaatgataataataatgatgattgtggtaataataataatatgaatcatCATAACAagaataacaaaataaataacaattttaataatgattggataagaaaattaaaaaattttggtGCCTCCTCAGATAATGAAGACGAAAATGACGAGTTACCTATTAATGctaatcataattattatattaataattttttattaaatcaacgttttaattttaataaaaatgataatataagagatcataataataataataataataataataataaaccgTCTGCTATAAATTTCATGTCGGAagacaacaacaataataataataataacaataataataacaatagtaatgataataatatggatactGCTATGAACAGCTTGAATATGCTCATCCTACCAAAAATTAAAGGAGTTCGTTTTGATAAATCTGGAAGAAGATGGGTAGCTAGCTGGAGCCAAAACGGAAATCAAAAGAGACAATATTTCCCTGTTAAGAAATTTGGTCAGGCACAAGCCAAATATTTAGCTATTTATGCAAGAATACAAGCTGTTAATTGCTTACAAAGGAAACCACATAAACCTAGGATGCCCAAAagattaaatgaaaaaagaaaaggattattaaatatggaaggaaaagaaaaaaatgaacttgataataatgagtctaataataatgaaaataattatattagtCAGAATGGTGAAGAAGATGAAGGTGGTGAAGATGATGATGTAGATGACGATGTAGATAACGATGTAGATGACGATGCAGATGACAATATTGAAGATACTTATAACGATTATGAAAATTGTGAAGATGAGGGAAATTATGttcatattgataataatgatgatgaacaTTACGATATTactaataatgatattaataatgataattataaaaacatcAATCAACAGCGTTGTGATAATGAATATGtagaaattttaaataatgagactcaaaatataaagaagaagatatgcacagatataaaagatgaatatatgaaaagtataacaaataataatacacaaACAAAACACCAAGATATATCAAATGAGgctacaaatataataaacacaAATAATGTAACTCATAGTAACCATATTGTAAATGATAATGCATGTCATGTAGTGTCTAGTAatcatttgaaaaatattacagacgatgaaaaaaatgttacAATAAATAACATCGATCAAAAAAAGAATCAGAGCAATGAATTTTTAAGGGAAcgaaaaaacaaaagaatgCACAATAATGATAACAACCCTTATGATAACAGTTTTAAAAGAACGTCAGTTGATTATAATCaacaattaaataaatcatcTGATGAAGAAAAGGAGATGTCTCAAAtaaattctttaaaatataaatgtgaaGAAGAAAACGATCAAAATGGTGATAAGCATGAAAGCAAAGTTCTTGAACATGATACAAACAAATgtgaaataatatttataaatttagaaAGTACTAAACAGAATGAAAACCTAAAAGATTtatctttaaataataataatatatataatgtggaCAATATAGATAATGTTTTATTAGATGAAATATTACGAGTACAAAATGCAtgtagaaaaagaaaaaataaagaaataaaattaattttattaagtgaagaaaataaaataagattGCATTTTGATGAAAAGGATGaaattaattataagaatgatattgatacaataaaaaaactagacgttcataaaaaaaatttattacttGATAAATTAAaggattattataataatcatacatttttaatagaacaagaatataatgaatttaCCATGTCTCAAATTAATGATGAAGATACAAAAAGCATTAAGGAAGATGATATTATAGATTTTTATGATTGCCaagatgattataataatagaaatgtgaatgaaaaaattacaGAACATGATGcaaaagatataataatagatgaagaaataaaaaattctaAAAAACAAACTATTTGtgataatgtaaataaagaTGAATTAAATGAAACTATGATACATAATGAATTATTTCATTCTATTGAATTGGATATCAATGAGGATGATAAAAAGGAAGGGAACAAATTATTTACAAAAGATAacctaaaaaaaaaggaagaaatagaagataaagaaaataatgaattctTAGTAAAGGAACATTATTCTATTGAAAAAAGTACTGAGAATAATGTAGAAGAAGTTTCTATAACAcaaaatattgaaataaCCAATTCGTATGGTACTGAGGATTctttaaatgtaaataatttagaaaataataaaaaagacgatcgaaaaaagaatattacaaataatagtaataataataataataataataaaaataatgatggtGATAAAGGTAGttataattcaaataatgcTATGCAAAAAAATCGTAGAAGATttgaatatatgaaaaaactagataatatgaagaaaagaCAAAATAATTTAGATATCATGAGACATGTAcaaaattatcatattaataatagtaaagtaaataaaaaaaaaaaagttttaaaaaatgcaTTAAATCCTATTAAAAGTAGAgttataaatgatgataatgatgatgatacaaataataatttatgtcCATCAGATGTATCAAATAACAATATGATAGATAATGATTTATCAttaaatatgaatttttCTGATAAGGATAAAAAGTCATACCCTTTTAAAGGGgctaaaaataaattatcctttttatataataagaatagtataaataatattaaaaatagtatgttattattaaatgatatcAAGAGGATAGTAGATTCAGGGGCGAATAATTCAATCCTTAATAATTccaatttattaaatatggaAGATACAAATGGGGTCTCAAAAAAAGGTTCTTCCTTTTTAAAACAaggaaataataagaaaaaagaaaatgatgaatTAAAAGGAAGTAgcaacataaataataataataataataatagtagtagtagtagttgtaataatacaaatttgAAGGGAAATCTTACTGGAGAGAAAAAAACCTGCATGAAAAGTTATTTGGTGAATAGCAATAAAATCGAAAAatttattcaaaataatatgattgATGGATATCTTAATAAGAAATCatccatttttaatataaataatgaagacgAAAATGAGACAggaaataattttatgaaatataattctagtgaacataataaaaaaaataatgtagatatattaaacggagaaaataatataaaattgtgTGGTTTAGATAGGTTCCATAAAAATgatttgataaaaaataaaaatgctaataaaaataaaatgaaaacaatATTTAGTAAGAAAATAGGTTCTAatgaaaatgagaaaaatcATAAGAATCTAATTGAAGATGAATATAAAGTAGTATCTGTTCAACAAAATGAAATGATAGATACAgatcaaaattattttacaAATGTTGATGAAACAAATGTGGAACAAATTAATAgtacaatattttataataataacaataataataataataataataacagtgGTAACTTACAGTTTACACTTACTAATCAAAATGAGATGAATTTATTTGAAGggaaaagaaataattttgtcaacccttttataaaaaatataataaacaagGATTATGAACAAAActttataaatgaatataacaataatgttaatgataataataataataataataataattgcaATATACTTAATCATAATATGAACCCAATTAacgaagaagaaaatataaattataataatagtattgAATATAAACCACATGATccaaatatatcaaatatatcaaataatagtGAAAAAACTACAtcctcatatatatattctacaaatgataataattataattccACATTTCATATGGATAAAATGACCTATGATAACCATAAGAATATAATGCATAATAAGAACTgcgataaaaatattattattggcaaccataatatgaataattcaaataatagtTGTGTACTTAATAATATAAGGAAAGATATAACTATTATGAATAACGAAAGAGCAAGGAATAGTAGTAATTTTGTTTTACAAacaaatatggaaaatatagataatatagataatatggataatatagataatataaataataacataattGATATCAGAAACAACAATTCTATGGATATATTATCTAATAATGAggaatatatttcttctccTATGACAAACAATTTATCTTATAATGATAtggttaataataatgtaatgtgtgaatatataaaaaatgatgatatgaatgatatagataatatgtataatatgaataatatggataatatgaatgatacagataatatgaataatatgaatcaaATGAATCATATCAATCATGTCAATCATGTCAATCATATGAATAACATAagtgatgaaaatataaaccttataaatatggaaaaCATACAAACCGAATTAACATCATCAAACAATAACGAATTAAACAATATTTATTCAAacgaatatataaataattgtgTTAATACATATTCtaataattattcaaatgaatgtaataataattttacaaataattataaaaacaattttaataatatatattcaaattcTTTCACACATAACCATCACAGTGATTATAATAACGAGATATTACATATGAAccttatacaaaataatggAGTAGTTGATAAAATGAGAAATATGGATAATTATAGTTCATATAATgattgttataataataaagaagaaaatcaaCAGAGAAATAATTTAAGacaaaattataatacaaataatgtaaataataatatatacaaaccTATCTATatgtaa
- a CDS encoding 40S ribosomal protein S19 has protein sequence MEDANKPKKRTFRTFQYRGVDLDKLLDLSQDELIKLFKARQRRKFQRGISKKAKSLLKKIRKSKKNCEPGEKPNPVPTHLRNMTIIPEMVGSIVAVHNGKQYTNVEIKPEMIGYYLGEFSITYKHTRHGKPGIGATHSSRFIPLK, from the exons atg gAGGATGCTAATAAGCCCAAGAAGAGAACCTTTCGTACCTTTCAATATAGAGGTGTTGATTTAGATAAGTTATTAGATTTAAGTCAAGATGaacttataaaattatttaaagcAAGACAAAGAAGAAAGTTTCAAAGAGGAATAAGTAAGAAAGCAAAAtcacttttaaaaaaaattagaaaatcaaaaaaaaattgtgaaCCAGGAGAAAAACCAAATCCTGTTCCTACACATTTAAGAAATATGACAATCATACCAGAAATGGTAGGATCTATTGTTGCTGTACATAATGGTAAACAATACACAAATGTTGAAATAAAACCAGAAATGATTGGTTATTATCTTGGAGAATTTTCAATTACATATAAACACACAAGACATGGAAAACCAGGTATTGGAGCTACACATTCATCTCGTTTCATTCCAttgaaataa
- a CDS encoding small ribosomal subunit nuclear export protein, putative encodes METKKKHSSVVSSSTSSSATNEICLLFKLIQESHNRKYIISNLTKLFLLIYKERLKRMLLYSSNAEEENNDNNNINGRHINNLDEKLKYFFRKDSIIFDIPRNKKGYNKYDEWLDDCFEKFLNLLFQLLKNDDEIFVKKSLSILFGSLQFELKIYEKLMKKNEDDNNNNNNNNNSNSNSNSNYSNNLYMSDNINEYDNNSNKVVEHEDKKKYFPIKLYRRIIIELLNIEHISIHTIKHICKSYICFYYDLDYFFLCIYNGLCIENKYVDSNKKKKDGIHNNDDDMHKKNNNNNNNNNNNNNNKNNNNDNINNVVDVQKDYNLKFRKDNHNINLFIFIILINSIKPYKKVQRLNTNEKKKKKKKYMKRFKKHDLFLDDQEDVSRKRKKTHNHNNNNNNNNNSRVNINNRYYFCELNNSYGIKKNEVEKKKNIFENYNSDDSGSIKHLSSSSDDENKSDEEDFLKDVNLINNINSDMDFSDDMLLKNTKEKITNKIKERKNNLFINIHIDDKLYCNIYSSCWFYFITTHIHKYIMILQLLHYIPVYVFPYTNNPYYLIDFFNISFYKSSNLYISLAALPGIFHILTELNVGNVINENNYTNIYITKLENRKSDSLINDVMIKEEPISDEEQKEKLNVSSNNINNENLKEEDNNMDDDDDNKSEKSNNNTISDDNTTNDSNIFNDKNKLNNNMYTDYYKRLYELITPASFYYDDTHFLKIIHLSIKNKMIPIYYILSFLKKLLRIGCLTSYNISINILSVVYDILNYFKNELYEAMFISSSLFMIMDFKKDFFCYDNLLDNFDKEKIMDMLKMNSIFLNDTYEQDEEYSIIKKTKKRSLHEFDNNIIINPIEDNKKGDIIIKDDDVEKKKKTLFNIKECIPNKYKINMNKLNKKQLYMINHIFYEIILINNHICDNLKFYSNIYYYNFDKNNSYKSHDFYNDPSKMNWLKETSLFSSLKNFLSFKKKRETETTPTMRKNKICTLFV; translated from the coding sequence atggaaacaaaaaagaaacacTCTTCAGTTGTTTCCTCATCAACATCATCATCTGCGACAAACGAGATATGCTTGTTATTTAAGTTAATACAAGAATCTCATAAtaggaaatatattataagtaaTTTGACGAagctttttttattaatatataaagaaaggTTGAAGagaatgttattatattcttcaaacgctgaagaagaaaataatgataataataatattaatggtcgtcacataaataatttagatgaaaaattaaaatatttttttagaaaggattcaataatatttgatattccaagaaataaaaaaggatataacaaatatgatGAATGGTTAGATGATTGTTTTgagaaatttttaaatttattatttcagttattaaaaaatgatgacgAAATATTTGTTAAGAAAAGTCTTTCCATTTTATTTGGATCCTTACAGTTTGAATTAAAGATATATGAAAagttaatgaaaaaaaatgaggacgataataataataataataataataataatagtaatagtaatagtaatagtaactattctaataatttatatatgagtgataatataaatgaatatgataataattcaaataaggTAGTTGAGCATgaggataaaaaaaaatactttcctataaaattatatagacGAATTATTATTGAACTTTTAAATATAGAACACATAAGTATCCATactataaaacatatatgtaaaagctatatatgtttttactATGACCTggattattttttcttatgtatatataatggcTTATgtattgaaaataaatatgtagattcgaataaaaaaaaaaaggatggcatccataataatgatgatgatatgcACAAGaaaaataacaacaataataataacaataataataataataataataaaaataataataatgataatattaataatgtagTAGACGTACAAAaagattataatttaaaatttcgAAAGGATAACCATAATATCAAtctgtttatttttataatcctAATAAATTCAATTAAACCATATAAAAAAGTACAACGTCttaatacaaatgaaaaaaaaaaaaaaaaaaaaaaatatatgaaaagatTTAAAAAACACGATTTGTTCTTAGATGATCAAGAGGATGTatcaagaaaaagaaaaaaaacacataatcataataataataataataataataataattcacgtgtaaatatcaataataggtattatttttgtgaattaaataattcctatggtattaaaaaaaatgaagtagaaaaaaaaaaaaatatatttgaaaattataatagtgATGATAGTGGTAGTATTAAACATTTATCTTCAAGTtcagatgatgaaaataaatcagatgaagaagattttttaaaagatgtaaatttaataaataatattaatagtgaTATGGATTTTTCTGATGatatgttattaaaaaatacgaaagaaaaaattacgaataaaataaaagaaagaaaaaataatttatttataaatatacatatagatgataaattatattgtaatatatattcaagttgttggttttattttataacaacacatatacataaatatatcatgatattacaattattacattatatacCAGTATATGTATTTCCATATACAAATaatccatattatttaattgacttttttaatatttcattttataagtcatcaaatttatatatttcgcTAGCTGCATTACCAGGTATATTCCACATCCTAACAGAATTAAATGTAGGAAAtgttataaatgaaaataattatactaatatatatataacaaaattagAAAATCGAAAATCTGATAGTTTAATAAATGATGTCATGATAAAAGAGGAACCCATATCTGATGAAGAGCAAAAGGAGAAATTAAATGTAtcatcaaataatattaataatgaaaatttaaaagaagaagataataatatggatgatgatgatgataataaaagtgaaaaaagtaataataatactataagtgatgataataccactaatgatagtaatatttttaatgataaaaacaaattaaataataatatgtatacagattattataaaagattatatgaattaataaCTCCTGCTAgtttttattatgatgatacacactttttaaaaattattcatttatctataaaaaataaaatgatacctatatattatattctttcctttttgaaaaaattattacgTATTGGATGTCTAacttcatataatatatctattaatattttaagtgttgtatatgatatattaaattattttaaaaatgaattatatgaaGCCATGTTTATTTCGTCTTCTCTATTTATGATTATggattttaaaaaagatttCTTTTGTTATGATAATTTGTTAGATAATtttgataaagaaaaaattatggaTATGCTAAAAATgaattctatatttttaaacgATACATATGAACAAGACGAAGAATATTcgattattaaaaaaacaaaaaaaagaagtcTACATgaatttgataataatattattattaatcctattgaagataataaaaaaggcgatataattataaaggaTGATgatgttgaaaaaaaaaaaaaaactttatttaatataaaggAGTGTATCCCTAATaagtataaaataaatatgaataaattaaaCAAGAAACAACTCTATATgataaatcatatattttatgaaataattttaataaataatcatatatgtgataatttaaaattttattcaaatatttattattataattttgataaaaataattcttataaatCACATGACTTTTATAATGACCCAAGTAAAATGAATTGGTTGAAGGAAACGTCTCttttttcatctttaaaaaattttttgagttttaaaaaaaaacgtGAAACGGAAACAACACCCACAATGAGGAAGAACAAAATTTGCACCTTATTCGTGtaa